From Anomalospiza imberbis isolate Cuckoo-Finch-1a 21T00152 chromosome 6, ASM3175350v1, whole genome shotgun sequence, one genomic window encodes:
- the GNPNAT1 gene encoding glucosamine 6-phosphate N-acetyltransferase: MSSAHTRTLTGSPFAAMMPVATVMPDDTPMFDPRILQDLDWSENTTTFSPAISPLDPGDGLVLRPLCTADLNRGFFKVLGQLTEAGVVSPEQFIKTFEHMKRSGDYYVTVVEDTNLGQIVATATLVIEHKFTHSCAKRGRIEDVVVSGECRGKQLGKLLTSTLTLLSKRLNCYKITLECLPKNVDFYKKFGYLVSDENYMFQRFFN; encoded by the exons ATGAGCTCTGCTCATACCAGAACCCTGACTGG ATCTCCGTTTGCAGCCATGATGCCCGTGGCCACCGTGATGCCCGATGACACGCCCATGTTTGACCCCAGGATCCTGCAGGACCTGGACTGGAGCGAGAACACCACGACCTTTTCTCCTGCTATTTCTCCACTGGACCCAGGGGATGGGCTGGTCCTGAGACCACTTTGCACAGCTGATTTAAATCGAG GCTTTTTTAAGGTTCTGGGTCAGCTGACAGAAGCAGGAGTTGTGAGCCCGGAGCAATTCATCA AAACCTTTGAGCACATGAAGAGGTCTGGAGATTACTACGTCACCGTGGTGGAGGACACGAACCTGGGGCAGATCGTTGCTACGGCAACGCTGGTTATAGAACATAAATTCACTCACTCCTGTGCCAAG AGAGGCAGGATAGAAGATGTGGTGGTCAGCGGGGAGTGCAGAGGGAAGCAGCTTGGAAAACT aTTAACGTCCACCCTCACCTTGCTAAGTAAGAGACTGAACTGTTACAAAATCACACTGGAGTGTCTGCCCAAAAATGTGGATTTCTACAAGAAGTTTGGCTATTTGGTATCTGATGAAAACTACATGTTTCAACGGTTCTTTAATTAA